A window from Culex pipiens pallens isolate TS chromosome 3, TS_CPP_V2, whole genome shotgun sequence encodes these proteins:
- the LOC120423886 gene encoding small G protein signaling modulator 3 homolog has product MDVAKSLFGARDHEGYAGKEEHMKKVESANSEDDGELVELAEGLHISESEIRPTAGGPFSALTPSMWPQDILAKLGQPETDEPPNHQPDYRFDEFGFRVEEEDGPEPSSNRLLSIPFMEDPAQRLQWVAHLEFSHNKEATELTWDSVEVVLPRTEKLRAMVRQGIPHSLRPQMWMRLSGALQKKLKSETTYQDILKASSNDALMTSKQIEKDLLRIMPTNACFSSLSSTGVPRLRRILRGIAWLYPDIGYCQGTGVIAASLLLLLEEEDAFWMMATIVEDLLPASYYSSTLLGIQADQRVMQTLIGSYLSGVDETLKSHDIELSLITLHWFLTLFASVVHMKILLRIWDWFFYDGSIVLFQLTLGLLKIKEPSLENLENSAQIFNSLSDIPGDIDDVEHLFAISTEVGGSLSPMVIETHRRRHLAYLMADQGGLVGNPEAGSNLPKQHLARRQVKKSKSMLQMILFGSDDGDEEMKNKNIRQTEILVDLREAILKVARHFLAIEPKLASHIKLVADYTMDSHAKDHENYINVSRTRSRRAKALHDFERHDDDELGFRKNDIITIISQKDEHCWVGELNGLRGWFPAKFVELLDERSKQYSCAGDDAISETVTDLVRGTLAPTLKQVLEHGMRRPSFLGGPCHPWLFIEEAATREVEKDFESVYSRLVLCKTYRLDEDGKVLTPEELLYRCVQSVNQSHDAAHAQMDVKLRSLICLGLNEQVLHLWMEVLCSCSEMVQKWYHPWSFIYSPGWVQIKCELRLLCQFAFNLNPDWELPAKREAASQSQPLKDGVRDMLVKHHLFSWDL; this is encoded by the exons ATGGACGTGGCCAAGTCCCTGTTTGGTGCCCGTGACCACGAAGGTTACGCTGGCAAGGAGGAACATATG AAAAAGGTAGAATCTGCAAACTCGGAGGACGATGGTGAGCTGGTCGAGTTGGCCGAGGGGTTGCACATCTCGGAGAGTGAGATTCGGCCGACGGCTGGGGGGCCGTTTTCGGCGTTGACGCCGTCGATGTGGCCGCAGGATATATTGGCGAAGTTGGGGCAGCCGGAGACGGACGAGCCGCCGAACCACCAGCCGGACTATCGGTTCGATGAGTTTGGGTTTAGGGTGGAGGAGGAGGATGGGCCGGAGCCGAGTTCGAATAGGTTGTTGAGTATTCCGTTTATGGAAGATCCGGCGCAGCGACTGCAGTGGGTGGCTCATTTGGAGTTTTCTCATAATAAGGAGGCGACTGAGTTGACGTGGGACAGCGTTGAGGTGGTGTTGCCGCGGACGGAGAAGTTGAGGGCGATGGTTCGGCAGGGGATTCCGCACTCGTTGCGGCCGCAGATGTGGATGCGACTGTCGGGGGCGTTGCAGAAGAAGCTGAAGTCGGAGACGACGTATCAGGATATATTGAAGGCTTCGTCGAATGATGCTCTGATGACTTCGAAGCAAATCGAGAAGGACCTGCTGCGGATTATGCCGACGAACGCGTGTTTCAGCTCGCTCAGCAGCACCGGAGTTCCGCGTTTGCGTCGGATCTTGCGAGGAATAGCCTGGCTCTATCCGGACATTGGATATTGTCAGGGAACGGGCGTGATAGCGGCttcgttgttgctgctgctggaagaAGAGGACGCCTTCTGGATGATGGCCACGATTGTGGAGGATCTGCTGCCGGCGTCGTACTATTCGTCCACGCTGCTTGGGATTCAGGCCGACCAGCGGGTCATGCAAACGCTCATCGGAAGCTACCTGTCCGGGGTTGATGAAACGCTCAAGAGCCACGACATTGAACTCTCGCTCATAACGCTGCACTGGTTTCTGACGCTGTTCGCGAGCGTGGTCCACATGAAGATTCTGCTCCGGATCTGGGACTGGTTCTTCTACGACGGGTCGATCGTCCTGTTCCAGCTGACGCTCGGTTTGCTAAAGATCAAGGAACCGTCGCTAGAGAATCTGGAAAATTCTGCCCAGATATTCAACTCCCTGTCGGACATTCCGGGCGACATCGACGACGTGGAGCACCTGTTTGCGATCTCGACCGAGGTCGGCGGCTCGCTGTCTCCAATGGTGATCGAAACGCACCGCCGGCGTCACCTGGCCTATCTGATGGCCGATCAGGGCGGGCTGGTCGGCAATCCGGAAGCCGGTTCGAACCTACCGAAGCAACATCTGGCCCGGCGTCAGGTCAAAAAGTCCAAGTCGATGCTGCAGATGATTCTGTTCGGTagcgacgacggcgacgaggaGATGAAGAACAAAAACATCCGCCAAACGGAGATCCTGGTAGATCTGCGTGAGGCAATCCTAAAAGTCGCCCGCCACTTCCTCGCGATCGAACCGAAACTCGCCTCCCACATCAAACTGGTGGCGGATTACACGATGGACAGTCACGCCAAAGACCACGAGAACTACATCAACGTGTCCCGCACGCGAAGCAGACGCGCCAAGGCGCTGCACGACTTTGAAcggcacgacgacgacgaactcGGTTTTCGCAAGAACgacatcatcaccatcatcagcCAAAAGGACGAACACTGCTGGGTTGGCGAGCTGAACGGCCTGCGCGGCTGGTTCCCCGCAAAGTTCGTAGAACTCCTCGACGAACGCAGCAAGCAGTACAGCTGCGCCGGCGACGACGCCATCTCGGAAACCGTCACCGACCTGGTCCGCGGAACGCTCGCTCCAACCCTCAAGCAAGTCCTCGAGCACGGAATGCGCCGTCCGTCGTTCCTCGGCGGCCCGTGCCATCCCTGGCTCTTCATCGAGGAAGCCGCCACGCGCGAAGTCGAAAAGGACTTTGAATCCGTCTACTCGCGGCTCGTCCTCTGCAAGACCTACCGCCTCGACGAAGACGGCAAAGTCCTCACCCCGGAAGAGCTCCTCTACCGTTGCGTTCAATCCGTCAACCAAAGCCACGACGCGGCCCACGCCCAGATGGACGTCAAGCTGCGCTCGCTCATCTGCCTCGGCCTCAACGAGCAGGTCCTCCACCTCTGGATGGAAGTCCTGTGCAGCTGCTCGGaaatggtccaaaaatggtACCACCCGTGGAGCTTCATCTACTCGCCCGGCTGGGTCCAGATCAAGTGCGAGCTGCGGCTGCTGTGCCAGTTCGCGTTCAATCTGAACCCCGACTGGGAGCTGCCGGCCAAGCGGGAAGCGGCCAGCCAGAGCCAACCGCTGAAGGACGGCGTCCGCGATATGCTCGTCAAGCATCATCTTTTCTCGTGGGATCTGTAG